One genomic window of Boudabousia tangfeifanii includes the following:
- a CDS encoding permease: protein MSTTSSLPRPALKNSAKAAKQSAPHTEHHTHDHTHQQTHEHAHPTAKKPLVPAWAMVLSIVGSVLILLTLQAAQGVLLPTGGRLEAWQAVVVSIVFQATPFLVLGTLISGALTALLPGNILGRFAPKNPLLSVPAAAGASMFLPACECASVPVAQSLMRRGVPTAAALTFLLASPAINPVVLVSTAVAFNGNPMMVWARFGASLVAAVLTGWFWLAFGPGDLLKLKKGHSHDHQQKMEAFRSTVMHDFLQAGGFLVLGAMIAAAIKVTISRHTFDAIASYPGAIIALMALMAIVMSLCSEADAFVAAAFTTVSPVGQLVFMVVGPMIDIKLFAMQSGAFGWKFAARFMSLTLVMCILAATSVGWLFFG, encoded by the coding sequence GTGAGCACCACCAGTTCTTTGCCTCGGCCAGCCCTAAAAAATAGCGCCAAGGCCGCCAAACAGTCGGCCCCTCACACCGAGCACCACACACACGACCACACTCACCAGCAGACGCACGAGCACGCTCACCCCACCGCCAAAAAGCCCCTAGTTCCTGCTTGGGCGATGGTTTTGAGCATTGTCGGTTCGGTCCTGATTCTCTTGACCTTGCAGGCGGCTCAAGGAGTTTTGCTTCCTACCGGTGGTCGCCTCGAAGCATGGCAGGCGGTGGTAGTTTCAATCGTCTTCCAAGCAACCCCATTCTTGGTCTTGGGTACTTTGATTTCCGGTGCACTTACCGCTCTTTTACCGGGCAATATTTTGGGCCGTTTCGCTCCCAAGAATCCGCTTTTGTCGGTGCCAGCCGCTGCGGGCGCTTCCATGTTCCTGCCGGCTTGTGAATGCGCCTCGGTGCCAGTCGCCCAGTCCTTGATGCGTCGCGGTGTTCCTACTGCAGCCGCATTGACCTTCCTCCTCGCCTCCCCCGCGATTAACCCAGTCGTCTTGGTTTCTACTGCCGTTGCCTTCAACGGTAATCCAATGATGGTTTGGGCTCGTTTTGGCGCTTCTTTGGTGGCCGCGGTCCTCACTGGCTGGTTCTGGCTGGCTTTTGGCCCTGGCGACTTGTTAAAACTCAAGAAGGGTCACTCACATGACCATCAGCAGAAAATGGAAGCTTTCCGCTCCACTGTCATGCACGACTTTTTGCAAGCTGGTGGCTTCCTAGTTTTGGGTGCCATGATTGCCGCCGCTATTAAGGTCACGATTTCGCGCCACACCTTTGATGCCATCGCCTCTTATCCTGGTGCGATTATCGCGCTGATGGCATTGATGGCGATCGTCATGTCGCTTTGTTCCGAGGCCGACGCATTCGTTGCCGCTGCTTTCACCACGGTTTCGCCGGTGGGCCAGCTGGTCTTCATGGTGGTTGGTCCCATGATCGACATCAAGCTTTTCGCCATGCAGTCCGGCGCTTTCGGATGGAAGTTTGCCGCCCGCTTCATGAGCCTCACTTTGGTGATGTGTATTCTTGCCGCCACCAGCGTGGGCTGGCTCTTCTTCGGCTAA
- a CDS encoding TIGR03943 family putative permease subunit, protein MLKPELKPQAKYPVAPVKSDHHDQHQSPDNHHDHPHFEGDVRWSEATAGAIVAAVGVTLTYLALTGKINKYLLPAFKNWILLCGLILLAFAIWTLWLALRPRLGQQKTASAGTHDTGEHFHPYSKAAALMLVPVMIVALSLPAPLGAFMTSKVATAQSRAAADKPRARTALIPGQQVPGPIPDDDKPDFAAAQNDVPQFLPFPELKDGAVNALPLDELTDRVSDGDPKQLTDKTVQVVGFVSPIDQDTFPGQKGWMLSRYKIYCCAADGVIYSAIIPDGQMPKTNTWVEVTGTVDLGASKEGMPVLKVTKVKEIPEPKEPYL, encoded by the coding sequence TTGCTCAAACCCGAGTTAAAACCGCAGGCGAAATACCCCGTAGCCCCGGTTAAATCAGATCATCACGATCAGCACCAGTCACCCGATAACCACCACGATCATCCTCATTTCGAGGGCGATGTCCGTTGGTCCGAAGCTACCGCCGGAGCGATTGTGGCTGCGGTTGGGGTGACCTTAACTTACTTAGCGTTAACCGGAAAGATTAATAAGTATCTCCTTCCCGCTTTTAAGAATTGGATCTTATTGTGCGGGCTGATCCTGCTAGCCTTCGCGATTTGGACCTTGTGGTTGGCTTTGCGCCCTCGCCTCGGCCAGCAAAAAACTGCCAGCGCTGGAACCCACGATACGGGCGAGCACTTCCACCCTTATTCCAAGGCTGCTGCGCTAATGCTTGTGCCAGTAATGATTGTGGCCCTTTCCTTGCCGGCTCCACTAGGCGCCTTTATGACCAGTAAAGTTGCCACCGCGCAATCGCGTGCCGCCGCTGACAAGCCGAGGGCGCGCACCGCCCTGATCCCCGGCCAGCAGGTGCCTGGTCCAATCCCAGATGACGACAAGCCAGACTTTGCTGCCGCCCAAAATGACGTCCCCCAGTTCTTGCCCTTCCCCGAACTGAAAGATGGGGCAGTTAACGCTCTGCCACTCGATGAACTCACCGACCGCGTAAGCGATGGGGATCCCAAACAACTGACTGACAAAACTGTGCAGGTTGTTGGCTTTGTCAGCCCCATCGACCAAGATACTTTCCCTGGCCAGAAAGGCTGGATGCTCTCGCGCTACAAGATTTACTGCTGCGCTGCTGACGGCGTGATCTACAGCGCCATCATCCCCGATGGGCAAATGCCAAAGACCAATACTTGGGTTGAAGTGACCGGTACGGTCGACCTCGGCGCTTCCAAAGAAGGCATGCCCGTTTTGAAAGTAACTAAGGTGAAAGAAATCCCTGAACCTAAGGAGCCTTACCTGTGA